One Leptospira noumeaensis DNA window includes the following coding sequences:
- a CDS encoding methyl-accepting chemotaxis protein, which translates to MSIKKKIILISLAVISIIIAGIMVILSLVVRSTLLHNMGEDTEYISSKIVSDISHTLKAPMNKTFAIRKSYEDGFINSRPVAIRYLKHLIQEKDIAFAVYCAFEPNAFDGKDSAYKGAASHDISGRFIPYIFRDGAKILTEPLKDLDDPIKGEYYQKPKKKLITSITSPYIYKAGGKDIFIVSIMEPILRNGKFIGISGIDISLNTIKEYLDSLKFADGEGKITLVSDNHLVLYDGFTNLSEGLDFRSAADPSFYERLKNKDKSIYTYNGFYHVAVPITIIEGNDPWFARISIPESQIQSTLNSILITTITLGILGVILSTLSIYFSFQRLVDRRIKAINLSTEKVAAGDLRESIVIDQLDELGSIMVSLGKMIEHLRKLIRIAQKSSTKISDTTDKIQGTIIELNDLAQNQAASSEEASATVEELNASSETIHSNVLSAVENTETIHQSLSDIQILMKRILEKVNSFGEISVRANQNAEEGRIMAKETSLAIREIQDKSKTITAFSNVISDIAKRTGLLALNAAIEAARAGETGKGFAVVAEEITKLASQSAESVSQINLLSSEALASIERGNIQVEKLVEILKKITDEVSEIYISSKEMRPMFEDQSARTESIYSEVEQITEQVKAIQLSTEEQQRATAELANMTVNISNSSQVLSDQTSSMSENADRLGQVTNTLDELLKSFRIEKE; encoded by the coding sequence ATGAGCATCAAAAAGAAAATCATCCTTATTTCACTGGCCGTCATTTCCATTATTATCGCTGGGATTATGGTGATTTTGTCTCTTGTTGTTAGATCAACTTTACTTCATAATATGGGAGAAGATACCGAATACATTTCTTCAAAAATTGTCAGCGACATTTCTCATACTTTGAAAGCGCCAATGAATAAAACTTTCGCCATTCGTAAGTCCTACGAAGACGGGTTCATAAACTCGCGACCAGTTGCCATTCGTTATCTAAAACATTTAATCCAAGAAAAAGACATCGCCTTCGCAGTTTATTGTGCCTTTGAACCCAACGCATTTGATGGAAAAGATTCTGCCTATAAGGGGGCAGCCAGCCATGACATATCAGGCCGTTTTATTCCTTATATCTTTAGAGATGGTGCAAAAATACTTACTGAACCTTTAAAAGATTTGGATGATCCGATCAAAGGTGAATACTATCAAAAACCTAAGAAAAAATTAATCACAAGCATAACTTCACCTTATATTTATAAGGCGGGTGGAAAAGATATTTTTATCGTTTCGATTATGGAACCCATTTTACGTAACGGTAAATTTATTGGGATTTCTGGAATTGATATCAGCCTTAACACCATTAAAGAATATTTGGATTCACTTAAGTTTGCAGATGGAGAAGGTAAAATCACCCTTGTCTCCGACAATCATTTGGTTTTATATGATGGTTTTACTAATCTATCGGAAGGGTTAGACTTTCGTTCTGCCGCCGACCCATCTTTTTATGAAAGATTAAAAAACAAAGACAAATCCATCTATACTTACAATGGGTTTTACCATGTTGCGGTCCCTATCACAATCATTGAAGGAAATGATCCTTGGTTTGCCAGAATTTCGATCCCAGAGTCACAAATACAATCCACGTTAAACTCTATCCTGATCACAACCATAACTCTTGGGATTTTGGGTGTGATCCTTTCTACTCTATCCATTTATTTTAGTTTCCAAAGGTTGGTGGATCGAAGGATTAAAGCCATCAACCTATCCACAGAAAAAGTTGCAGCCGGTGATTTACGAGAGTCCATCGTGATAGACCAGTTAGATGAGTTGGGAAGTATTATGGTAAGTTTAGGCAAAATGATTGAGCATTTAAGAAAACTCATTCGTATTGCACAAAAATCCTCGACTAAAATCAGCGATACTACAGACAAAATCCAGGGGACAATCATAGAACTGAATGATTTAGCACAAAACCAAGCGGCTTCCTCGGAAGAAGCAAGTGCTACTGTGGAAGAACTAAATGCCTCCTCAGAAACCATTCATAGCAATGTATTAAGTGCAGTGGAAAACACAGAAACGATTCATCAGTCGCTTAGTGATATCCAAATTCTAATGAAGAGAATTTTAGAAAAAGTTAATTCCTTTGGCGAAATTTCGGTACGTGCCAACCAAAATGCAGAAGAAGGAAGGATTATGGCAAAAGAAACTTCTCTTGCCATTCGAGAAATCCAAGACAAATCCAAAACGATCACAGCTTTTTCTAACGTAATTTCTGATATTGCCAAACGCACCGGTTTACTTGCGTTAAATGCTGCCATTGAGGCCGCACGCGCTGGGGAAACGGGAAAAGGTTTTGCTGTGGTTGCAGAAGAAATCACAAAACTAGCAAGCCAATCAGCGGAGTCAGTTTCACAAATTAATCTTCTTTCTTCAGAAGCTCTCGCCTCCATTGAACGGGGGAACATACAAGTAGAGAAACTCGTCGAAATTTTAAAAAAAATTACCGATGAAGTATCGGAAATTTATATTTCCTCCAAGGAAATGCGGCCAATGTTTGAAGACCAAAGTGCTAGAACAGAAAGTATTTATTCCGAGGTGGAACAAATCACGGAACAAGTAAAAGCCATTCAACTTTCCACTGAGGAACAACAACGAGCCACAGCGGAACTAGCAAATATGACAGTGAATATTTCCAATAGCTCACAGGTGTTATCTGATCAAACATCCTCAATGTCTGAAAATGCCGATCGCCTTGGACAGGTGACAAACACTCTCGACGAACTACTCAAAAGTTTTAGGATCGAAAAGGAATAA